The DNA region GCCATTATGCAGGTCTATGATGGAGTCAAACCGATGGAGATTGCCAGCAAACAGGACGATTCTCCGGTAACCGCGGCGGATATCGCCGCGCACGCAGTGATCCTCGAAGGCTTAACGACGCTGACGCCGGACATTCCGGTACTCTCTGAAGAGGACCCGCAGGCCTGGGAAGTGCGCCAGCACTGGCAGCGTTACTGGTTAGTCGACCCGCTGGATGGCACCAAAGAGTTCATCAAACGTAACGGTGAGTTCACCGTGAACATTGCGCTTATCGAGAAGGGCAAACCGATACTGGGCGTGGTCTACGCGCCGGTCATGAAGGTGATGTACAGCGCGGCAGAAGGCAAAGCCTGGAAAGAAGAGTGTAACGTGCGCAAGCAAATTCAGGTCCGCGACGCGCGTCCGCCGCTTGTCGTTATTAGCCGCTCCCATGCAGACAACGAACTGAAAGAGTATTTACAGCAACTTGGTGAGCACCAGACGACGTCGATTGGTTCGTCGCTGAAGTTCTGCCTGGTGGCGGAGGGGCAGGCGCAACTGTATCCGCGCTTTGGACCGACCAACGTCTGGGACACCGCCGCAGGCCACGCCGTCGCGGCAGCCGCCGGGGCGCACGTCCACGACTGGCAGGGTAAGCCGCTGGACTACACCCCGCGTGAATCGTTCCTTAACCCCGGCTTCCGGGTTTCTATTTATTGAGCAGCTTATGCAGCAGGGCAATCACCTGCTGCACCTCTTCCTGGGTTAGCGCCCCGTCCTTCGCCCACTGTACGCGACCGTCTTTATCAAGCACCGCGATAGCTGAACTCTCTTCATCCAGTTGCCAGGCCTTACGGGCCACGCCGTCACTGTCGACGATAAACTGCGACCACGGGTAGAGCTTCTTATTGCTCTCGAGGCTGCTGCGTACAAACATACCGGAACCTGGAATTGCGTCGTCGGTGTTGACGATTGTCGTGGTCTGGTAAACGTCATGGGGCAGTTTTGCCGCTTTGATGGCTTCAATCAGCGTCGCATTTTTTTCTTTGGCGGAGGTGCGTCCGGCGATGTGCTGAAGGATACGCACCTTTCCGGGCAACTGCGCGCTGTTCCAGCTTTTATAGCTGAACTTATCATTTTCAAGAATCAATTCGCCGCGATCGGCGATCCCTACCGGCGGGACGCGCTGGCCCGTTTCAAAGCTATGCGCGGAGGCCATCATGGGCGCTAACAGGCACGCCAGCGCCAGAATCTTACGTAAGGTCATGGTGTTTCCTTCTTATTGTTTGCAGGTGATCCGACCACTTGGGTCCGATTTTTAATCATATGTGCGAATGATGCTTTTTCCCGCAAGAGCGATGCCAGTTTGCGGACGGGCGCACAAATACTGCGAAAAACGAAGGCTTATACTGAGGACAGCGCCGTGATTCAGAGATGATTCTGATTAACTGTAATGGAAAGGTAAATAAACTTATACGCGCTGGAAACATCGTACAGATAGTCTATAGTCAAATGGCATTAAATTTTGCGCC from Citrobacter amalonaticus Y19 includes:
- a CDS encoding YtfJ family protein, producing MTLRKILALACLLAPMMASAHSFETGQRVPPVGIADRGELILENDKFSYKSWNSAQLPGKVRILQHIAGRTSAKEKNATLIEAIKAAKLPHDVYQTTTIVNTDDAIPGSGMFVRSSLESNKKLYPWSQFIVDSDGVARKAWQLDEESSAIAVLDKDGRVQWAKDGALTQEEVQQVIALLHKLLNK
- the cysQ gene encoding 3'(2'),5'-bisphosphate nucleotidase CysQ, with amino-acid sequence MLEHVCQLARNAGDAIMQVYDGVKPMEIASKQDDSPVTAADIAAHAVILEGLTTLTPDIPVLSEEDPQAWEVRQHWQRYWLVDPLDGTKEFIKRNGEFTVNIALIEKGKPILGVVYAPVMKVMYSAAEGKAWKEECNVRKQIQVRDARPPLVVISRSHADNELKEYLQQLGEHQTTSIGSSLKFCLVAEGQAQLYPRFGPTNVWDTAAGHAVAAAAGAHVHDWQGKPLDYTPRESFLNPGFRVSIY